The sequence below is a genomic window from Streptomyces sp. V1I1.
ACGTTGTCGGCGATACGGGAGGGGCCCTGCGTTCGGGTGATACGCGAGGAACCACCCGATGACGAACAAAGGCAACCAGGTCGTAACCCCTACCCCCCTGTCGCGCTACGCGCGTTGACTCTAGGCTGCCGCTCGCAACCCTCACGCCACGCTGAACTGACAAGGGGACAGATGTCAGCGACACCGAACAAACACCGTGCGGCCCGCCGGAGCCGTCGGGTTCTCGCCGCGGCCGCCGGACTGGCCACCGTCGGCGCGCTCTTCGCCGCGATGCCGGCCGGTGCCGCCGTCGACGAGGGGAGCAGCGGCGACCGTCACCACAAGCCGCGCACCGTCGACGTGCAGCTGCTGTCCTTCAACGACCTGCACGGAAACCTGGAGCCGCCCGCCGGCTCGGCCGGTCAGGTCACCCACACCCGCCCGGACGGCACCACCGAGAAGATCAATGCGGGCGGCGCCGAGTACCTCGCCACGCACCTGCGCCAGGCCCGCGAGGGTAATAAGTACTCGGTGACCGCCGCGGCCGGTGACATGATCGGCGCATCGCCGCTGCTCTCCGGGCTCTTCCACGACGAGCCGACCATCGAGGCGCTGAACGCGCTGAAGCTCGATGTCTCCTCCGTCGGCAACCACGAGTTCGACGAGGGCGCCAAGGAACTCGCCCGGATACAGAACGGCGGCTGTCACCCCACCGCCGGCTGCTTCGAGAAGGGCAGGAAGTTCAGGGGCGCGGACTTCCCGTACCTCGCCGCGAATGTGGCGAACGACAAGACCGGCAGGCCGCTGCTCGATCCGTACTTCATCTGGAAGAAGGACGGGGTCAAGATCGGCTTCATCGGGGTGACCCTGGAGGGCACGCCGAACATCGTCAGCGCCGAGGGCGTCAAGGGCCTCACGTTCGGCGACGAGGTCGAGACGATCAACAAGTACACCAAGGTGCTGGAGCGCAAGGGCGTCAAGTCGATCGTCGCCCTGATCCACGAGGGCGGCGCGCCGGCCTCCTCCTCGTACAACTACAACTGCGACAGCCCGGGCCCCGGCGACGGTGTCTCCGGCCCGATCGTCGACATCGCCAAGAAGATCAGCCCGCAGGTCGACGCCCTGGTCACCGGCCACACCCACCAGGCGTACGCGTGCACCATCCCGGACCCGTCTGGCCGGCCGCGTACGGTCACATCGGCGGCCTCGTTCGGCAAGCTGTACACCGACACGACGCTCACCTACGACCGTCGCACCAAGGACATCGTCCGTACGGCCGTCGCCTCCGCGAACCACGTCGTCACCCGCGACGTGCCGAGGGCCGAGGACATGACCTCGCTGATCGCGCGCTGGAACACGCTGGCCGCGCCGGTCGCGAGCCGGCCCGTCGGCTATATCTCCGCCGACATCGAGAACCCCTTCGACGCGCCCGAGAAGCCGCTCGGCAATCTGATCGCGGACGCGCAGCTGGAGGGTCTCGCCCCGGCGGACAAGGGCGGGGCGCAGCTCGCGCTGATGAACCCGGGCGGAATCCGCGCGGGCCTCGTCCACAAGGCGTCCGGCAGTGAGGGCGACGGTGTCGTCACCTACGGCGAGGCGTTCACCGTGCAGCCGTTCACCAACATGATGACCGTCGTCGACCTGACCGGCGCCCAGTTGATCACTGCACTCCAGCAGCAGGTCAGTGGCGTGAACCAGGCTTCCCCGAAGATCCTCCAGGTGTCTGACGGCTTCACCTACACCCTGGATCTGACGAAGACCGGAGCCGAGAGGATCGTGGCCGGCTCGGTCAAACTGAAGGGCGAGGCGATCGACCCGGCGAAGACCTACCGGGTCGCGATGAATGAGTTCCTGGCGGGCGGCGGCGATGGTTTCGCCGTCCTGAAGGAGCACAAGAACAAGCTGGTCGGTGCGTCCGACCTGGACATCCTCAACGCCTATCTGGCCGCGCACTCCAGCGCGAGCGCGCCGCTCGCGCCGCCGGCGACGGGCCGGATCACCGTCGTGAAGTAGCGGTACGCGGCGGGACGGTGGGGCGGCGGGCCACGGGGCTGCCGCCCCACTGGCGTTCGCCCCACTGGCGTTCACCCCGGCGTTCACCCCGGCGTTCACCACCGGCGTCCACCCCGGCGTTCACGGACGAGGCTTGATTCAGCCGTTGGTTACTGGCCAGTCCTGACCCTGGCGCTTCTTGACGTGACCACGCCATAATCCCGGACCATGGACCGACGGAGCTTTCTCGCGGGCGCGGCAGCCGTCTCCGCAACCGCCCTCATCGGCGCACCCCCCGCCTTCGCCGCACCTCGCCGCACCCTGTCCGCGCAGGACTGGATGGCGGGCTCCGCGGACAGCACCACCCTCGCGAGGC
It includes:
- a CDS encoding bifunctional UDP-sugar hydrolase/5'-nucleotidase — its product is MSATPNKHRAARRSRRVLAAAAGLATVGALFAAMPAGAAVDEGSSGDRHHKPRTVDVQLLSFNDLHGNLEPPAGSAGQVTHTRPDGTTEKINAGGAEYLATHLRQAREGNKYSVTAAAGDMIGASPLLSGLFHDEPTIEALNALKLDVSSVGNHEFDEGAKELARIQNGGCHPTAGCFEKGRKFRGADFPYLAANVANDKTGRPLLDPYFIWKKDGVKIGFIGVTLEGTPNIVSAEGVKGLTFGDEVETINKYTKVLERKGVKSIVALIHEGGAPASSSYNYNCDSPGPGDGVSGPIVDIAKKISPQVDALVTGHTHQAYACTIPDPSGRPRTVTSAASFGKLYTDTTLTYDRRTKDIVRTAVASANHVVTRDVPRAEDMTSLIARWNTLAAPVASRPVGYISADIENPFDAPEKPLGNLIADAQLEGLAPADKGGAQLALMNPGGIRAGLVHKASGSEGDGVVTYGEAFTVQPFTNMMTVVDLTGAQLITALQQQVSGVNQASPKILQVSDGFTYTLDLTKTGAERIVAGSVKLKGEAIDPAKTYRVAMNEFLAGGGDGFAVLKEHKNKLVGASDLDILNAYLAAHSSASAPLAPPATGRITVVK